The sequence CCTTTTTCTTCAAGCTTAACTCAACATAAACAACATGCAACAAAAGGTGCAATAAGGTTTATGGCTTATGTTTAAACGAGTTTTAAAATCTAATTGTAATGACAATTGTAATACATATGTTTTActtaccacaaaaaaaaagggtCCCAAACAAATAATTGTAATGACAACACTAGCCCCACAAATATGGTCAGAAAACATAAACATTTCATATCAGTGGTTTTCTgtctttattaattaattgaaGGAGCTTGTTTTGTAGCAATACATGAGATCTCAGATTAGACCAAGACATGGCCTTCCATTACAGTAACTGCTTTGCCTCTCAGGAGAACCCTCTGCTTCTCCTTGTCCAAATGAATCTCAAGTGTTCCACTCCTACGCGAAGCCTAACCAGATTTCCCATAATAGAGAATCATTCTCTGTGCTCTAAGACACtacttgaaaaagaaaaaaaaagagagagagagagagagtacttGGTGGGCTAAGAAGTCACACTTGTTCATCTTGAGGCTCCAGTAATGTGCCAATGCACAATGTGCACTTCCACAAACAGGGTCCTGAAACAAAGGGGTGAAACCAATGGATGATAATGATACGAAGAAGAAACACATGAATATATGAATTTGACATAAGATAGCAAAATAACATTAAGAGACATATAATAATAAGCATAAGAAATGTTTAGTTCACTCCAACGATGCAGCTACTATTTTACCTCATTAACTCCAAGTTTAGGAGCAAAGTAACGACTGTGAAAATCATAAGCCGATCCTGGAGAAGCAGCAGCTGTCACAATGATGCCATCGCAAGGGCAGTTCAAGATATCATCCATTACTGGTTGCAACTCAGTGACAGATTCCAAAGATGGAAGCACAACCTTGGCAAACAAGAGAgtcagtcaaaaaaaaaaaaaaaaaaaaaaaaaacaagagagtCAGTCAAATTATGtgaacaaacaaacaagacACATAACAGGAAACTATATATTACGAGGATGTTGTTGGTCGCAGTAGCTTTAATATCAAGAATGGTAGCACCGTTCAAGGCCTTGGTGATCATGGAGGAGGATGCATCACTGAGATTGATATCACAAGTTGGAACCACAGGGAAATTCAACTCGATCAAAAAGGATCCTCCTTTGGCTTCACCATCATCAACTCGCTTGGCTGTAAGAACCCCTGACCTTGTGACAAACTCGACATTGTCTGAATAAACCAAACCATTGGAGAAGAGACAGTGAGCAGATGCCAAAGTTGCATGACCACATAGATCCACCTAACAagttaaaaaacaattttaaatggAAATGGATCAAAATTGTTttctcttcaaaaaaaaaaagaaaagaaaagtaacCTCGGCTAGAGGGGTAAACCAACGGAGACCGAAGCGAGCTTCGAAACCAGTGATGGGAGTAAGGAAAGAAGATTGGGAGATGTTGAATTCGGCGGCGAGAGACTGAAGCCACGCGTCGTCTCTGATCTCGTTGTTGAGGAAGCAAACCGCTGCTGGGTTCCCTTTGAAAGCGGAATCCGTGAAAGCATCCACCTGTCAAACACCAAACTCATCCTCtgtcaataataaataaatacaaaagagAAAGTAAGATGATGATTTACCACCAAGTACTTGAcgcctttcttcttcttctccatgatTTGAAcagaaagaggaagaagaagaagaagaagaagaagaagaagaagaaatctctTTGTTAACTGTTTTCTTGGTTCAAGCTTAAAAGATAACACGACATCCCAATAAGGAAATAACAGATTGGTCAAGATTAATTCTACcaaccataaaaaaaatatataaaacaaaaatacactACCAAATCATTATACAAATTTCCAACAACCACACATATTCATCTTTAAACAAAAAGATATGGAATATGAATATGCTTCCAGAcagataagaaaaaaagaggCAATTAAATTTAGCTGAAAGTACATAGAATTATAGGTAATTTAGGTATCATGCAAGATTCAAAAACATTTGCAAAATCGGTAAACTGATGTAAGTGAATTTACGCTTTTTTGTCAAACTCGTAGGAAAATAGTGTTTGTCAGCCCTGTGTCAGATAAAAATACAGTTGAAAATATTGTAGagaatatatgaaatattttgtAGAGTTGTAACagttaaatataaaagttaacaTGGATATATAATATCCAGAAATGATCATGTTAACAAAAGAAAGTGCAAATTAAATAGATATTGTGAAGTTCAAATGTTCACTAATCCAATTTCAGTGGCACCTATGTAGATTTAATAATAACATGACGATAATCCGCACGCATGCGTGGAGTGAATTTTTTATCTTATTGTTTATTcattaaatgattttaacattttgcaacactacaatctttatcgattataaaatgacgAATATAAATGTTGGTATCTTAAGtgtatcatcgttgttgaagagttaacgtattaaaactcattttaaattatttttataacttcatatgtacaaaagaaaattaagttttgcagctaacacaaatcaccaaaaccacataggcaacatcgattgtaaaatgaaGAAAGGGGATTAGGTTTTATGCTCTCAATTTATTTAACTctataaaattgtgtttttgtttctgtttcaccgatatgttttttttttttcttttttaacttcttctatgaattcggtgaattacataagtatcaatttaaaaagatggacatctgtaaaaattagttccactccagatacatatctaaaaatcaaaattttaaagaaaatcacTGGCAAACTCTATTCACACGTTAGTGTTcaatctaatatatcaaactgttatagaatataagtgaagactcgaaatataaatatatgtctaGCATATATTCACCgattcttacaattataatagctagatagAGTATTAGGGATAAACAAGTATTAGACGAgaatgatcaaatctctcattctttgAACAAACTCAAAAGGAGTTAACTGGAATTCCTTCTTGCCTATCCAATCTAACGGCTTTCCCTCCCCCGAGCCCAATTTTTAGCAACATGATAGTATGAACTCTTCCCCAATGTAAACATTTTGAAAGCAAAAATCTCTATTTGAAAGGGCTTCTTCCTATACCTATGAATTCCTTTGGACCCATAAATGATACATCGGACTTGTCataatatttcataaaaaaaatttaagaataaaaatcaagacaaaattatttaatatgaatgaaatactatatatatatatatatatatatatatatatatatatagtgcttccaatattaaaaatcacttctATTTGAAGAACCGTATTTTTGGGATTGTGaggatcaaataaaatattagaaaccacatatttaaaaaataatttgtatacataaaaatatatacatttcagtaagcacataaatcaaaactaatacattttgtttatttacaatcaatttttggtaaataaatacttttatttactttatatggtatataattaaactttagtgatattgacatatatatatatatattgtatattttaataaaaatatttattattgacacttcatactcatatgattttattaacatctgtatatttgttgtaacaaaaatctaaaccgttaatcacaaaacttttaatttgagaattttcaatacaaatatcagaattaaaatattaagatctcaataGTTTTCactacaaattttgaaattaaatattttttatatttttatatagtatataatttaatttaaaatatattaatatatatatatactatgaatatctattaatgagatttcatatttatacaatttatgatcatttgtatcttgtttgaacaaaaaaattaaaccatttatcacaaattttcaatgtgggactttaccatttttagtaatttattgtcatttaaaaaaattcaaaatataacatataagaaaaatccaattttttttattatatgcttaatgtgatttttaatttcttttgaaaatataaaattaaaaaaaaacaagagatgatacaaaaattattatcacatatgtattattcataatcattaattttcatatatatgttaattgtATTACGTAATTTCggagcttttatttaagaaaagaatTGAGAATATTCATTTCTACACtaataatgtatatttatattacaGTTTGATAATTAATTTCTATtctgatagttagtttaataataagtataatatatatttatatggaccaacttaattttctaaggattctaataatcatcctagtgatgacacgtgtcaACGAAAACTTGTTGTAATggtccaaaattaatatataggggatcaTTTTAGCGATGTGTGAAGTTAATTCATATTCTGATACCAGGTTAAGATACTTTATAGTGTTGgatttcatataatatatatatatatatatatatatatatatatatatttgtgtgtgtgtgtaaatacataatttagaatttatatattataagtgtTGCATGTGGtgaatatataagaattaagcTGAATTTCATAACTATTTTAGGAAATAAAAATAGGGGGGGTTttgcaaatatgactcaaaactaACTCATgacttttttgaaatttttgtttGACTTATTCATCCAAGAAGTTCGgattattcacgaaaatgcTATTactttttttcgaaaatgagtGTTATGCTCTATCATCTTCATATTCTTCAACTATTTTCAATATTTCTAGTACCATTaatacaccaaccaccatgaacactcaatttgaagctcttaatgcacaAATATTGACATTCTATGTCTTTTTTAGAGACGGATTCTCTCGAAGTCTTCCAAATTTTCtttcttaacaaaaaaataaacatgttagttttgcagTTGACTGAATTATGCCAAAAATTTGACTTCCTatagaagacttcctggaaagCTTTCCGTCCGAAGATTCCTGTGACATCTTTTCTATTGTCGGTGGAAGTTTTCTCACTGTCGAAGGAAGTCTGTGTAGATTAGTTTTGCAACTGACAgctaaaacttaaatatttttattagaagACTTGCCTAGAACTCTTTTGAAAGAAGATTTCCCTGGAACTCTTCTAGTTTTCTATTCCTGGTCAAACATTTGGttacgaaaaaaaaatttctaacaaaaattaaataattaaattttaattgtcAACTACAAAACTAACCTACACAAACTTCAGTGAGAAGACTTACTGTGACTGTTGAGAAGACTTCTCATGAACTTTATTAGCGGATATTACATTTTTAATCTGGATAGAGCACGTAATAGTTAATTAATACATCATAAATccaacaaataaaaacataaccctaagatgccaaaaaaaacataaccctaaatcctaaacattAAACGCTAAATCATATCCTTAAACCATAAATCTTAATCCTAACCGTTAAATCATacccttaaaccctaaacatcAAACTCTAAAACTTAAACACTACTCCTTAAACAATAtccattaaaccctaaaccgtaaaattcaaccctaaaccctaatattattagtttttatattttcaataaatgTCATTTTGTACAACTTTTTCACTGGATCCtacatctaaaatataaaaccaaaatacaTTAGAAAATCATATACATAATCCATCAAACCCTGTCTTCTCtcttttagatatatatttcaAATGTTTATTCAAGACTCTTaaccttttctttttgaaaatttttccACAACCACACGTATACAtagttaaacaaaaaaagatatGAAGTATGAATATGCATATGAAATTTTGCTGAATATACATAAACACATAGGTAACTAGGTATCCATGCATGattcaataatattttcaaaattgatAAATGTATGTAAGTGAATTTACTCTATTTGTCAAACCCATAGGAAAATAGTGTTTGTCAGACCCGTGTTAGAACAATTATAGTTAAAGATATTGTAGAAAGTAGAAAAGATTTTGTAAAGTAGTAGTTCATGTTGTTTACAATGGTTAAAGATAAAGGCTAACTTAGATAATATCCATAACTGATCATGTTAACAAAATTGTTTGCAAATTAAATAGATTGTATGAATTCAATAATCCAAGTTCGGTGTGATCTATATAGTTTTAATACTCATCCTTTTAACATTGTGTAAAGTTAAATAATAGTGTGATGTCCTTTAATATTTTCggaaataaatcaaataaatagtgttacaaaacaaaaaaaaattgaaaaaaatatgaactaCTGATGAAATACTTATATTAACTTGTGGTATTTTTTTCCaattctaaaaatgtttaaatcataatttcagATTTTGTTTTACAGAAAGTAGAATTCGCGTTCGAAGTGAAAAAtgaaatccacttttttcattgaatctgctatgtttagaatacgtgatctacgtaaataatagtaatctaaaaatatttggaatataTATTCCACTCTTAACCTATCGCTCTAATCGGTAGAAATAAGAATCTACatattactataaatctaaaatctGTAGAAAACGGAATCTACgcattactataaatctaaaacctgTAGAAATCGAGTTTAAACATGTTTACTGTATTCTACATTTAGTAGAATATAAATTCTACTTCCGAAAATATGGgaagaaaatatttgaaaatatttagtctccatatatgaaaaaagtgatttttcacaaaacaaaattaaaaaataaatcgtGCTAAGCCTTCTTGTCACGTCATCTTCTATATTCCATTGATTGTTCACATAAGTTTCACATTATTTCTACCATGAATTCAAGTATTGAAAACTTAAACTATCTGTCCCGTGGAGGTTTGTAGATTCTCATGAGTTTCAATTATAACTGTTTGTGTCGGGATCTAGCTGATTTGGTTGTGTTTACAATTTGTTTGTGTTAGAGAATGGTTGAACAAGGAATGGAAGGAAGTCAACCAGTTGACTTTATGAAGCATCCTCCAGGGATAAAGGACAACAACAGTCCCTTTGTATTTGGTGATATATGCAAATACTGTATCATGATGAAGGATACATGAGAATCTGAGTTGTTTTGCTTTCTGAGAAAA comes from Brassica rapa cultivar Chiifu-401-42 chromosome A02, CAAS_Brap_v3.01, whole genome shotgun sequence and encodes:
- the LOC103868187 gene encoding uncharacterized isomerase BH0283 produces the protein MEKKKKGVKYLVVDAFTDSAFKGNPAAVCFLNNEIRDDAWLQSLAAEFNISQSSFLTPITGFEARFGLRWFTPLAEVDLCGHATLASAHCLFSNGLVYSDNVEFVTRSGVLTAKRVDDGEAKGGSFLIELNFPVVPTCDINLSDASSSMITKALNGATILDIKATATNNILVVLPSLESVTELQPVMDDILNCPCDGIIVTAAASPGSAYDFHSRYFAPKLGVNEDPVCGSAHCALAHYWSLKMNKCDFLAHQASRRSGTLEIHLDKEKQRVLLRGKAVTVMEGHVLV